A DNA window from Arachis duranensis cultivar V14167 chromosome 3, aradu.V14167.gnm2.J7QH, whole genome shotgun sequence contains the following coding sequences:
- the LOC110278904 gene encoding uncharacterized protein LOC110278904 isoform X1, producing the protein MASEEDKALPLVNTDDGLDSNMINKMATVESEISEKEKKEIWLLHERAERRRRPAISYFFRCRKPAQKQRGLFELNKGKMKFSTLLDEKQKLH; encoded by the exons atggcatCGGAAGAAGACAAGGCGCTGCCTCTCGTGAATACTGATGACGGCCTGGACTCCAACATGATTAATAAG ATGGCAACAGTGGAGTCTGAGATTtctgagaaagaaaaaaaggagatATGGCTACTTCATGAGAGagcagaaagaagaagaaggcccGCTATCAGCTACTTTTTCCGTTGTCGAAAACCAGCGCAGAAACAACGAGGACTCTTTGAACTAAATAAG GGAAAGATGAAATTCTCTACCCTCCTGGATGAGAAGCAGAAGTTGCATTAA
- the LOC110278904 gene encoding uncharacterized protein LOC110278904 isoform X3, protein MASEEDKALPLVNTDDGLDSNMINKMATVESEISEKEKKEIWLLHERAERRRRPAISYFFRCRKPAQKQRGLFELNKKGKDEILYPPG, encoded by the exons atggcatCGGAAGAAGACAAGGCGCTGCCTCTCGTGAATACTGATGACGGCCTGGACTCCAACATGATTAATAAG ATGGCAACAGTGGAGTCTGAGATTtctgagaaagaaaaaaaggagatATGGCTACTTCATGAGAGagcagaaagaagaagaaggcccGCTATCAGCTACTTTTTCCGTTGTCGAAAACCAGCGCAGAAACAACGAGGACTCTTTGAACTAAATAAG AAAGGGAAAGATGAAATTCTCTACCCTCCTGGATGA
- the LOC110278904 gene encoding uncharacterized protein LOC110278904 isoform X2: MASEEDKALPLVNTDDGLDSNMINKMATVESEISEKEKKEIWLLHERAERRRRPAISYFFRCRKPAQKQRGLFELNKISEKGKDEILYPPG; this comes from the exons atggcatCGGAAGAAGACAAGGCGCTGCCTCTCGTGAATACTGATGACGGCCTGGACTCCAACATGATTAATAAG ATGGCAACAGTGGAGTCTGAGATTtctgagaaagaaaaaaaggagatATGGCTACTTCATGAGAGagcagaaagaagaagaaggcccGCTATCAGCTACTTTTTCCGTTGTCGAAAACCAGCGCAGAAACAACGAGGACTCTTTGAACTAAATAAG ATTTCTGAGAAAGGGAAAGATGAAATTCTCTACCCTCCTGGATGA